Proteins found in one Fulvitalea axinellae genomic segment:
- a CDS encoding NAD-dependent epimerase/dehydratase family protein, giving the protein MPEQSKKRVLVTGANGLLGANIVEQLTKSEDYTPVAMVRKGCDMRSLDGLEYELFEGNITDIADLEQAISGCNFVIHSAAMTAIKGTDFEAFERVNITPTKNIARICAKHGVRRMVFVSTANCFTNGSLAKPGNELGGFMPWLKKSGYAYSKLLAQEHIQEQAWANELNAIVVAPTFMLGSRDAGPSSGTMLLYGLKKRVVFYPPGGKSFVDVRAVAKATVTGLTKGESGELFLLSGENMTYRDFFRTISKVSGKRKLLVPVPGAVFGFVSAVSELVGRMSGKKALFDKTNKRLLCLDNYFSNNKAVASLDMEQTDVESSVEEGMRWFGQNGYL; this is encoded by the coding sequence ATGCCTGAGCAAAGCAAGAAAAGAGTGTTGGTTACCGGAGCCAACGGTCTGTTGGGCGCTAATATAGTGGAGCAATTGACCAAAAGCGAAGACTACACACCAGTGGCCATGGTGCGCAAAGGTTGTGATATGCGGTCGTTGGACGGTTTGGAATACGAACTGTTCGAAGGAAACATCACCGATATAGCGGATTTAGAACAGGCAATCTCCGGTTGCAACTTCGTGATTCACAGCGCGGCCATGACAGCCATCAAGGGTACGGACTTCGAAGCTTTTGAGCGAGTGAATATTACGCCTACCAAAAACATAGCTCGGATATGTGCCAAGCACGGCGTCCGGCGGATGGTTTTTGTCAGTACGGCCAATTGCTTTACGAACGGGAGTCTGGCAAAGCCCGGAAACGAGCTCGGCGGTTTTATGCCTTGGCTCAAGAAATCGGGCTACGCTTACAGCAAGCTTTTGGCTCAGGAACACATACAAGAACAGGCTTGGGCCAATGAGCTAAACGCCATAGTAGTGGCGCCCACGTTTATGCTCGGTTCCCGCGACGCTGGCCCTTCCAGCGGTACCATGTTACTTTACGGCCTAAAAAAGCGAGTCGTATTTTATCCGCCCGGCGGAAAAAGTTTTGTGGATGTGCGGGCTGTAGCCAAAGCCACCGTCACAGGCCTGACTAAGGGAGAGAGCGGGGAGCTGTTCTTGCTTTCGGGAGAGAATATGACTTACCGTGATTTTTTCAGGACGATAAGTAAAGTGTCCGGAAAACGCAAGCTGTTGGTTCCGGTGCCAGGAGCCGTATTCGGTTTTGTGTCGGCCGTTTCCGAACTTGTGGGCAGAATGTCGGGAAAGAAAGCGTTGTTCGACAAAACCAATAAGCGTTTGTTGTGCCTCGATAATTATTTCTCGAACAATAAGGCCGTAGCCTCATTGGACATGGAACAAACCGATGTGGAAAGCTCCGTTGAAGAGGGAATGCGGTGGTTTGGTCAAAACGGATACCTATGA
- a CDS encoding sensor histidine kinase, with product MSDSGFWTKFLQRFCVVFLIQLIIKAFDTSFEVSPDITFRGIVFTVFFCVLWMGIWYLAGWVNRRLKSKGLLVKFGVNLLLAFSSGYISNKAYELGDVYLFGNEAMWEGVGELNPELTFGLSIFYMLIYAISETVDRERKIKEEQLRVKELEKRNIQARFLALKQQIEPHFLFNSLSVLSELVYIDQDLASDFIVKLSKILRYVIERNEESLAPMRGEMDITLDYFFLLKARFKDALILNNNITGEDLEDAYLPPVSIQMLVENAVKHNKLTDKKPIVIEIRRENNDIIVSNNINKRKIQGGSIKKGLRNLTKRYRMMSDRAPVIEDDGANFTVYLPVLSKKKSLP from the coding sequence ATGAGTGATTCTGGTTTTTGGACGAAGTTTCTGCAGAGATTTTGTGTCGTATTTCTAATACAGTTGATTATCAAGGCTTTCGATACAAGCTTTGAGGTGTCGCCTGACATTACGTTTCGCGGGATAGTTTTCACCGTTTTTTTCTGCGTGTTGTGGATGGGTATATGGTATCTGGCTGGATGGGTGAATAGGAGGCTGAAAAGCAAGGGGCTCCTAGTGAAGTTTGGGGTGAATTTGTTATTGGCATTTTCAAGCGGATATATCTCTAACAAAGCTTATGAGCTTGGGGACGTATACCTGTTTGGAAACGAGGCAATGTGGGAGGGGGTCGGAGAGTTGAATCCGGAGCTCACCTTTGGCTTGTCGATTTTTTATATGTTGATATACGCGATCAGTGAAACGGTGGATCGCGAAAGAAAAATCAAAGAAGAGCAACTCAGGGTAAAAGAGCTCGAAAAGCGAAACATACAGGCGCGCTTTCTGGCTTTGAAACAGCAGATAGAACCGCATTTTCTGTTCAACAGCCTCAGCGTTTTATCCGAATTGGTATACATCGACCAGGATTTGGCATCGGATTTTATAGTCAAACTGTCCAAGATTTTACGCTATGTCATAGAGCGTAACGAAGAATCGCTTGCGCCTATGCGGGGCGAGATGGACATAACACTGGATTATTTTTTTCTGCTCAAAGCCCGTTTCAAAGACGCCCTGATCCTGAATAATAATATAACGGGAGAAGACTTGGAAGACGCCTATTTACCGCCCGTGTCTATACAGATGTTGGTGGAAAATGCCGTAAAGCATAACAAGCTCACCGACAAGAAGCCCATTGTGATAGAGATAAGGAGGGAAAACAACGATATTATTGTCAGCAACAATATCAACAAAAGGAAAATACAGGGCGGATCAATCAAAAAAGGCTTGCGGAACCTGACGAAGCGTTATCGTATGATGTCGGACCGCGCGCCCGTGATTGAGGATGACGGGGCTAACTTTACGGTTTATTTGCCTGTGCTTTCCAAAAAGAAAAGCTTGCCGTGA
- a CDS encoding LytTR family DNA-binding domain-containing protein — protein sequence MWILIIEDEYHTAERLERLLEAYNPEIEILAKLKSVEDSVEWFRTHRAPDLVFQDIELSDGNCFEIYRQVEVKTPIVFTTAYSEYALEAFRLNSVDYVVKPYDREDIKRVLDKFGDMRQVFSPMSREFVDSMVHTRSRAVKSRFLIRMGDRYKTVSAMDVYYLRYDEGVTFAYLANGEKYPVDNTVSELENQLDPDRFFRINRKYIVSIDCIGKISTWFNSRIKLELRPDPDEEIIVSRDRIRNFKRWLDGEGAG from the coding sequence ATGTGGATTTTAATAATCGAAGACGAATACCACACAGCCGAACGACTGGAGCGTTTGCTGGAAGCCTATAATCCTGAGATAGAGATACTGGCCAAGCTAAAATCAGTGGAGGACAGTGTGGAATGGTTCAGGACACACCGGGCGCCGGACCTTGTTTTTCAGGATATCGAACTTAGCGACGGCAATTGCTTCGAGATTTATAGGCAAGTGGAGGTGAAAACACCGATCGTATTCACGACGGCGTATAGCGAGTACGCTTTGGAAGCTTTTCGCCTCAACAGCGTAGACTATGTCGTGAAGCCTTATGACCGGGAAGACATAAAACGGGTGCTTGACAAGTTCGGTGATATGCGCCAAGTTTTCTCTCCCATGAGCCGTGAGTTTGTCGATAGTATGGTTCACACTCGTTCGCGGGCCGTTAAATCCCGTTTCCTGATCCGGATGGGAGACCGATACAAGACCGTGTCGGCTATGGATGTATATTACTTGCGCTATGATGAAGGAGTGACGTTTGCGTACCTGGCCAATGGCGAAAAATACCCGGTGGACAATACCGTATCTGAACTGGAAAACCAACTGGACCCCGACCGATTTTTTAGGATAAACCGCAAATACATAGTCAGTATAGACTGTATAGGGAAGATAAGCACGTGGTTTAATAGTCGGATAAAGCTGGAACTGCGTCCTGACCCCGATGAGGAGATCATCGTGAGCCGTGACCGTATCAGGAATTTCAAACGTTGGCTTGACGGGGAAGGTGCTGGTTGA